In Nitrospira sp., one genomic interval encodes:
- the mobB gene encoding molybdopterin-guanine dinucleotide biosynthesis protein B: MAVPILAFVGRSNSGKTTLIERVIPELVRAGYKVAAVKHAGHGFDLDTEGKDSWRHKQAGASSVVIISKSSLAMFADVSDHMNVEDVRERYLDGSYDLILAEGWRSEGYPKIVVVRDQIGEVPVSQDGLLAVVSNKPIEMSVPLLDPDDIVGVAALIMRHFPRPLRDDA, encoded by the coding sequence ATGGCCGTCCCCATTCTGGCTTTCGTCGGACGATCGAATAGCGGAAAGACGACGCTCATCGAGCGCGTCATTCCTGAACTGGTACGAGCCGGCTACAAGGTGGCCGCAGTCAAACATGCCGGCCACGGCTTCGATCTTGATACCGAGGGCAAGGACAGTTGGCGCCATAAACAGGCCGGAGCCAGCAGCGTCGTCATCATTTCCAAGAGCAGTCTGGCGATGTTCGCCGACGTGTCCGACCATATGAACGTGGAGGACGTGCGGGAGCGCTATCTGGATGGGTCCTACGATTTGATTCTCGCCGAAGGGTGGCGGAGCGAGGGGTATCCGAAGATTGTCGTCGTGCGCGACCAAATCGGCGAAGTGCCGGTCTCTCAGGACGGCCTGCTGGCCGTCGTGTCCAACAAGCCGATCGAGATGTCCGTTCCTCTCCTGGATCCCGACGATATCGTGGGGGTGGCCGCCCTGATCATGCGGCATTTCCCCAGGCCTCTGCGGGACGATGCGTAA
- a CDS encoding NapC/NirT family cytochrome c, producing the protein MRKVPAIVIGAVVAGAVAVGGVAVPLTNHPKFCANCHTIAPAYESWRQSSHKEVECVACHVRPGVVNWLHDKAWHGTRDVAIYLFGKPTEPHNLQAHVDSDVCLGCHRNILRLSEVAPRDLPLPVKDVGLIMSHRKHMEAFNTRGQGEGCTTCHAAVVHERPIKGYPIVIPRGHVAADSKPWKPEHPEGSVLHKRAMADCFRCHDNRTEYDGKVLSRKCETCHLPEKLTEFLSF; encoded by the coding sequence ATGCGTAAGGTTCCTGCCATTGTGATCGGAGCGGTCGTGGCCGGCGCAGTGGCTGTCGGGGGCGTGGCTGTTCCGCTGACCAACCATCCCAAGTTCTGCGCCAACTGCCATACCATCGCTCCGGCCTATGAAAGTTGGCGACAGTCATCCCATAAGGAGGTCGAGTGCGTGGCCTGCCATGTGCGGCCCGGTGTGGTGAACTGGCTGCATGACAAGGCGTGGCACGGCACGAGGGATGTCGCCATCTATCTGTTCGGCAAACCCACGGAGCCCCATAACCTGCAAGCGCACGTCGATTCGGACGTCTGCTTGGGTTGCCACCGAAACATTCTGCGGCTGTCGGAGGTGGCGCCGCGCGATCTGCCGCTTCCGGTGAAGGATGTCGGGCTCATCATGAGTCATCGCAAACATATGGAGGCCTTCAATACGCGCGGGCAGGGCGAGGGTTGTACGACCTGTCATGCGGCGGTCGTCCATGAGCGACCGATCAAGGGATACCCCATCGTGATTCCGCGCGGGCATGTCGCCGCCGACAGCAAGCCATGGAAGCCTGAACATCCCGAAGGCTCCGTGTTACATAAGCGCGCCATGGCGGATTGCTTTCGTTGCCACGACAACCGAACCGAATATGACGGCAAGGTGTTGAGCCGAAAATGCGAAACTTGCCACCTGCCCGAGAAGCTCACTGAGTTCTTGTCGTTTTGA
- a CDS encoding ABC transporter ATP-binding protein, with the protein MTSSVVEVRNLTKRFGGFTAVDGISFDIRRGEILGLLGPNGAGKTTTFQMMLGLVTPTSGSIHMFGMDLRTHREAILQQVNFSSTYISLPYSLTVEENLAVVGRLYGLSDIPGRIDAMVKKLEMQEWRHVLTRKLSSGQMTRLTLAKAFLTEPKVLFLDEPTASLDPDIAHKIRALLLEERQASGLSILYTSHNMREMEAMSDRIIFLQRGKIVAEGTAQGIAARFGQADLEEVFLKLAREQ; encoded by the coding sequence ATGACGTCGTCGGTGGTCGAGGTGCGCAATCTGACCAAGCGGTTCGGCGGGTTTACCGCGGTGGACGGGATTTCCTTCGACATCCGGCGTGGAGAAATCCTCGGCCTGCTGGGGCCGAACGGCGCCGGAAAAACGACGACGTTTCAGATGATGCTCGGTCTGGTCACGCCTACGTCCGGGTCCATTCACATGTTCGGGATGGATCTCCGAACGCACCGGGAGGCGATTCTGCAGCAGGTCAATTTTTCATCGACCTATATTTCGCTGCCCTATTCGCTGACGGTGGAGGAGAATCTCGCCGTCGTCGGACGGCTCTACGGGCTGTCCGACATTCCTGGACGCATCGACGCCATGGTGAAGAAACTGGAGATGCAGGAGTGGCGGCATGTGTTGACGCGCAAGTTGTCGTCCGGTCAAATGACCCGGCTCACCTTGGCCAAGGCATTCCTCACGGAGCCCAAGGTTCTGTTTTTGGATGAGCCGACCGCCAGTCTGGATCCGGACATTGCGCACAAGATTCGCGCGCTCCTCTTGGAGGAGCGGCAGGCCAGTGGGCTCAGCATCCTCTATACGTCGCACAATATGCGCGAGATGGAGGCGATGTCGGACCGCATCATCTTCTTGCAGCGAGGGAAAATCGTCGCAGAGGGAACGGCCCAGGGGATCGCGGCTCGGTTCGGGCAGGCGGACCTTGAGGAGGTGTTCCTCAAGTTGGCGCGCGAGCAATGA
- a CDS encoding ABC transporter permease — MAYHRIAALVVRHLYLYRRSLPRMMEIVYWPFLDLVIWGFITMYLARFQGQMPAVVTFLLGALILWDVLFRSQQGITISFLEEIWARNLMNLFASPLTPSEFLAATMVMSLFKVTAVSIVMSGCAWLFYGYNVFIVGLWLIPFVMNLVLTGWIIGVFTTSLIMRFGQEAEVLAWSMVFLFQPISCVFYPMEVLPAWLRLVAQVNPAAHVFEGMRALLATQAAPLASLGWASGLNLCYLGAVIFWFHYTFQVCKERGALVRVGE, encoded by the coding sequence ATGGCCTATCATCGCATCGCCGCTCTGGTCGTTCGTCATCTGTACCTCTATCGCCGCAGTCTACCGCGCATGATGGAGATCGTGTATTGGCCCTTTCTGGATCTGGTGATCTGGGGGTTCATCACGATGTACCTGGCGAGGTTCCAAGGACAGATGCCGGCGGTGGTGACGTTCCTCCTCGGGGCGCTCATTCTCTGGGACGTGCTGTTTCGCTCTCAGCAGGGCATTACGATTTCCTTTTTGGAGGAAATCTGGGCCCGCAACCTCATGAATCTGTTTGCCAGCCCCCTCACGCCGAGCGAATTTCTCGCCGCCACGATGGTGATGAGCCTGTTCAAGGTGACGGCGGTCTCGATCGTCATGTCGGGGTGCGCCTGGCTTTTCTACGGATACAACGTCTTCATCGTCGGCCTCTGGCTGATCCCCTTCGTGATGAACCTGGTCTTGACCGGTTGGATCATCGGCGTGTTCACCACCTCATTGATCATGCGCTTCGGGCAGGAAGCGGAAGTCCTCGCCTGGAGCATGGTGTTTCTCTTCCAGCCGATCTCCTGCGTCTTTTATCCCATGGAGGTGTTGCCGGCGTGGTTGCGGCTGGTGGCCCAGGTCAATCCGGCCGCCCATGTGTTCGAGGGCATGCGAGCGCTGCTGGCGACGCAGGCGGCCCCGCTGGCCAGCCTCGGCTGGGCGTCGGGCCTGAATCTCTGTTATCTCGGCGCGGTGATCTTCTGGTTTCACTACACTTTCCAGGTGTGCAAGGAGCGTGGCGCGTTGGTGCGCGTCGGAGAATAG
- a CDS encoding PAS domain-containing protein — protein MSDESTIQRCARRLARLREAWQDNGVTGIRTLVRDRLWRHVARAWARFWLRFGGRSPFGRLATHLALLPSGNRTTSDHLQELAAMNPTGYIAPTATINHSDLELAPRIVIADHVRIHQAPRGGKIALGEGVYVDGHTILETGLGGSITVGASTSIGINCELSAYVGHIRIGAHVMMGSCCRMFPHNHGTASDHLIQQQPLSSKGNIVVEDDVWLGSGAILLSGVHVGKGAIVGAGSVVTKPVPPNAIAVGNPARIVKYRGMEPPRKTSPSVEFDAVMLRTPDGTIRFWNKGAERLYGWEATDTIGKRSHSLLKTLFPKPLPAIEQELKNTGRWEGELIHIRRDGSRMAVWSRWELRYDEQSSVPTILEINYPPHVA, from the coding sequence ATGAGTGATGAATCCACCATCCAACGGTGTGCGCGACGACTCGCGAGGCTACGGGAGGCCTGGCAGGACAACGGCGTGACCGGCATTCGAACCCTCGTGCGTGATCGGTTGTGGAGGCACGTCGCCCGCGCGTGGGCTCGTTTTTGGCTGCGGTTTGGCGGTCGGTCTCCATTCGGGCGACTCGCGACCCACCTGGCATTGTTGCCGAGCGGGAATCGAACCACCTCCGACCACCTGCAGGAATTGGCCGCCATGAACCCGACGGGCTATATCGCCCCGACCGCAACCATCAACCACTCCGATCTGGAATTGGCGCCACGCATCGTCATCGCAGACCATGTTCGGATCCACCAGGCGCCCAGAGGCGGGAAGATTGCGCTGGGAGAAGGCGTGTATGTGGATGGGCATACTATTCTGGAGACCGGGCTCGGGGGTAGCATCACCGTGGGGGCCTCGACCTCGATCGGCATCAACTGCGAACTCTCGGCCTACGTCGGGCATATCCGTATCGGCGCCCACGTCATGATGGGGTCCTGTTGCCGAATGTTCCCCCATAACCACGGAACAGCATCCGACCACCTGATCCAGCAACAACCTCTCAGTTCCAAAGGCAATATCGTCGTCGAGGACGACGTCTGGCTGGGATCGGGCGCCATCCTGCTGAGCGGAGTACATGTCGGAAAGGGCGCCATCGTAGGCGCCGGTTCGGTCGTCACCAAACCGGTACCGCCCAACGCAATCGCGGTGGGCAACCCGGCGCGCATCGTCAAGTATCGCGGCATGGAACCGCCACGAAAAACCTCGCCCAGCGTGGAGTTTGATGCCGTCATGTTGCGGACGCCCGACGGGACGATTCGGTTTTGGAATAAAGGGGCCGAGCGCCTCTATGGGTGGGAGGCCACCGATACGATCGGCAAACGCTCCCACAGTCTCCTGAAAACCCTCTTCCCTAAACCGCTGCCCGCCATCGAACAGGAACTGAAGAACACCGGTCGTTGGGAAGGGGAACTCATCCACATCCGCCGTGACGGGTCACGCATGGCCGTCTGGAGCCGCTGGGAACTTCGCTACGACGAACAAAGCTCCGTTCCGACCATCCTTGAGATCAATTATCCGCCGCACGTCGCCTAG
- a CDS encoding RNA-binding protein, with protein sequence MGSKIYVGGLPYAATEQQLSDLFAAHGTVESARVITDKFTGQSRGFGFVEMASSEEAQKAITALNGSDMGGRTLTVNEARPQEPRTGGGRSGGGMGFNGRGGSKRDRW encoded by the coding sequence ATGGGTTCCAAAATTTATGTCGGCGGGTTGCCCTATGCGGCGACTGAACAGCAACTGAGCGATCTGTTCGCGGCGCATGGAACGGTTGAATCGGCCCGCGTGATCACGGACAAGTTCACCGGCCAGTCGAGAGGCTTCGGGTTTGTCGAAATGGCATCGTCCGAAGAAGCCCAAAAGGCGATCACCGCTCTCAATGGTTCGGACATGGGTGGCCGGACATTGACGGTCAATGAAGCGCGCCCGCAGGAACCGCGGACCGGCGGGGGACGAAGCGGCGGAGGCATGGGCTTCAACGGTCGCGGCGGATCCAAGCGCGATCGCTGGTAA